GTTCGATCGCTTCCTCGGCCTCCTCGTGTTTTCCCTCCTGTTTGAGTTCGCCGATCGTGCTACTGACCTGATTGCGCTCGTGGCGCAGTTCGTCGCCACGCGCCTTCAGCTCGCGCCACTCCTCGTCGAGTTCGAGCACGGCGTCGACATCCGCATCGGCACCACGTGCTGCCATCGCCTCCCGGACCTCGTCGGCCCGCTCGCGAAGGGTCGTCCTGTCGAGCATTCTTGGGAAGTGATTCAGGTGCGCGCGGCAAAACCGTGTCGGTGCAGTCCACCGAACTGTGTCGTCGGTCAGGACTTTACGGCGATGTCGTTGATACCGGACTGGACAAAGTACCAGAACGCGGGTGGAACGAACACCGCGCAGACAAAGAGTACGATGTTGGACTGGTCAGCGATCCCCTGTAGATCGTCACTCATGAACCAGAAGACGGCGAACGTGATCGGTGGGGCGAACAATCCGAGGGTACGCGCCAGCGGCCGAAGCTCCTTGTCAGTCCCGCGATCCAGCTGATCGTTCGTCACGTAACACCAGTAGGTCGTGTAGAAGCCAAGCGAGAGAACAGTAAACAGGACCTGTTTTCCGAGCGATCGGTGCTGGAACGCAGCGGGATCGG
This sequence is a window from Natranaeroarchaeum aerophilus. Protein-coding genes within it:
- a CDS encoding DUF4234 domain-containing protein, with translation MRYCHECEAEVGPKATECGECAANLIGSTANSQGPAPSDGGGILDSLRNLFGGDDDKQASTEETTRASTATAADTTASASTTTLTDGTTLTDPAAFQHRSLGKQVLFTVLSLGFYTTYWCYVTNDQLDRGTDKELRPLARTLGLFAPPITFAVFWFMSDDLQGIADQSNIVLFVCAVFVPPAFWYFVQSGINDIAVKS